Proteins from one Streptomyces sp. NBC_00390 genomic window:
- a CDS encoding hydrophobic protein has product MVPILLVLLLAVVLFGAGFALKALWWIALIVLAIWLLGFLMRSTTAAGGRSRWYRW; this is encoded by the coding sequence ATGGTTCCTATCCTGCTTGTTCTCCTCCTGGCTGTCGTCCTGTTCGGCGCCGGGTTCGCCTTGAAGGCCCTGTGGTGGATCGCCCTGATCGTGCTGGCGATCTGGCTCCTCGGGTTCCTGATGCGGAGCACGACAGCCGCGGGCGGACGGTCCCGCTGGTACCGGTGGTAG
- a CDS encoding DUF6328 family protein, giving the protein MMDGDKRPDRGRDETEEERADRRWGDLLQELRVAQTGVQILFGFLLTVVFQPRFVELSDTDRTIYTVTVMLGAATTGALIGPVSFHRLLTGRRLKPQTVDWASRLTQLGLILLLCTMASALLLILRVAIADTTATWLVVGMVVWFVLCWFLLPAWVRITHSDRE; this is encoded by the coding sequence ATGATGGATGGCGACAAGCGCCCCGACCGTGGACGCGACGAGACGGAAGAGGAGCGGGCGGACCGCCGGTGGGGCGATCTCCTCCAGGAACTGCGCGTCGCGCAGACCGGTGTGCAGATCCTGTTCGGATTCCTGCTCACCGTGGTCTTCCAGCCGCGCTTCGTGGAACTGTCCGACACCGACCGGACGATCTACACCGTCACGGTGATGCTCGGCGCGGCGACCACCGGTGCGCTCATCGGCCCGGTGTCGTTCCACCGGCTGCTCACGGGGCGGCGGCTCAAGCCCCAGACCGTCGACTGGGCCTCGCGGCTGACCCAGTTGGGACTGATCCTCCTGCTGTGCACCATGGCCTCGGCACTGCTGCTGATCCTGCGCGTGGCCATCGCCGATACGACCGCTACATGGCTGGTCGTCGGCATGGTCGTGTGGTTCGTCCTGTGCTGGTTCCTGCTGCCGGCCTGGGTTCGCATCACCCATTCCGACCGCGAATGA
- a CDS encoding LAETG motif-containing sortase-dependent surface protein yields MTQVKRSWRRSGALIAAATVGALGVGLSAAPALAHTPVWNVTCDEVNVELKAYGRNTENTVTITVDGKDLLPTETFGNDFSKTLELPEHDKELSVRLIVKAEDGDRFSRDETKTAPVCEEETPTPSATPTPSDTPTTATPTPSDTPTTATPSTSTPAPATPSAEPSPDEPDLAETGSSSATPLIAGAAAVVIVAGGGIMWAARKRRSAQG; encoded by the coding sequence GTGACTCAAGTCAAAAGATCGTGGCGGCGTTCGGGGGCCCTCATAGCCGCCGCGACCGTCGGTGCGCTCGGCGTCGGCCTGTCGGCCGCTCCGGCCCTGGCGCACACCCCCGTGTGGAACGTGACCTGCGATGAGGTCAACGTGGAGCTGAAGGCGTACGGTCGCAACACCGAGAACACCGTGACCATCACGGTCGACGGCAAGGACCTGCTGCCCACCGAGACGTTCGGGAACGACTTCAGCAAGACGCTGGAACTTCCCGAGCACGACAAGGAACTGTCCGTCCGCCTCATCGTGAAGGCCGAGGACGGCGACCGTTTCTCGCGTGACGAGACCAAGACGGCCCCGGTGTGCGAGGAGGAGACGCCGACTCCGTCCGCCACTCCGACCCCGTCGGACACGCCCACCACCGCCACTCCGACCCCGTCGGACACGCCCACCACGGCGACGCCGAGCACGAGCACCCCCGCCCCCGCGACGCCGTCGGCGGAGCCGAGCCCCGACGAGCCGGACCTGGCCGAGACCGGCTCCTCCAGCGCCACGCCGCTGATCGCCGGTGCTGCCGCGGTCGTCATCGTGGCCGGTGGCGGCATCATGTGGGCCGCGCGCAAGCGCCGCAGCGCCCAGGGCTGA